One stretch of Ursus arctos isolate Adak ecotype North America unplaced genomic scaffold, UrsArc2.0 scaffold_37, whole genome shotgun sequence DNA includes these proteins:
- the NKX2-1 gene encoding homeobox protein Nkx-2.1 isoform X1, with amino-acid sequence MSMSPKHTTPFSVSDILSPLEESYKKVGMEGGGLGAPLAAYRQGQAAPPAAAMQQHAVGHHGAVTAAYHMTAAGVPQLSHSAVGGYCNGNLGNMSELPPYQDTMRNSASGPGWYGANPDPRFPAISRFMGPASGMNMSGMGGLGSLGDVSKNMAPLPSAPRRKRRVLFSQAQVYELERRFKQQKYLSAPEREHLASMIHLTPTQVKIWFQNHRYKMKRQAKDKAAQQQLQQDSGGGGGGGGGAGCPQQQQAQQQSPRRVAVPVLVKDGKPCQAGAPAPGAGSLQGHAQQQAQQQAQAAQAAAAAISVGSGGPGLGAHPGHQPGSAGQSPDLAHHAASPAALQGQVSSLSHLNSSGSDYGTMSCSTLLYGRTW; translated from the exons ATGTCGATGAGTCCAAAGCACACGACTCCGTTCTCAGTGTCTGACATCTTGAGTCCCCTGGAGGAAAGCTACAAGAAAGTGGGCATGGAGGGCGGCGGCCTCGGGGCTCCGCTGGCGGCTTACAGGCAGGGCCAGGCGGCTCCGCCGGCCGCGGCCATGCAGCAGCACGCCGTGGGGCACCACGGCGCCGTCACCGCCGCCTACCACATGACGGCGGCGGGGGTGCCCCAGCTCTCGCACTCCGCCGTGGGGGGCTACTGCAACGGCAACCTGGGCAACATGAGCGAGCTGCCGCCGTACCAGGACACCATGAGGAACAGCGCCTCGGGCCCCGGATGGTACGGCGCCAACCCAGACCCGCGCTTCCCCGCCA TCTCCCGCTTCATGGGCCCGGCGAGCGGCATGAACATGAGCGGCATGGGCGGCCTGGGCTCGCTGGGGGACGTGAGCAAGAACATGGCCCCGCTGCCGAGCGCACCACGCCGGAAGCGCCGGGTGCTCTTCTCCCAGGCGCAGGTGTACGAGCTGGAGCGACGCTTCAAGCAGCAGAAGTACCTGTCGGCGCCCGAGCGCGAGCACCTGGCCAGCATGATCCACCTGACACCCACGCAGGTCAAGATTTGGTTCCAGAACCACCGCTACAAGATGAAGCGCCAAGCCAAGGACAAGGCGGCGCAGCAGCAACTGCAGCAGgacagcggcggcggcggcggcggcggcgggggcgccgGGTGCCCGCAGCAGCAGCAAGCGCAGCAGCAGTCGCCGCGCCGCGTGGCCGTGCCGGTCCTAGTGAAAGACGGCAAACCCTGCCAGGCAGGCGCCCCGGCGCCGGGTGCCGGCAGCCTTCAAGGCCACGCGCAACAGCAGGCGCAGCAGCAGGCGCAGGCTGCTCAGGCGGCCGCGGCGGCTATCTCGGTGGGCAGCGGTGGCCCCGGCCTGGGGGCACACCCGGGCCACCAGCCGGGCAGCGCGGGCCAGTCTCCGGACCTGGCGCACCACGCCGCCAGCCCCGCGGCGCTTCAGGGCCAGGTCTCCAGCCTGTCCCACCTGAACTCCTCGGGCTCGGACTATGGCACCATGTCCTGCTCCACCTTGCTATATGGTCGGACCTGGTGA
- the NKX2-1 gene encoding homeobox protein Nkx-2.1 isoform X2, with the protein MWSGGSGKARGWEASAGGRSSPSRLSRRRIMSMSPKHTTPFSVSDILSPLEESYKKVGMEGGGLGAPLAAYRQGQAAPPAAAMQQHAVGHHGAVTAAYHMTAAGVPQLSHSAVGGYCNGNLGNMSELPPYQDTMRNSASGPGWYGANPDPRFPAISRFMGPASGMNMSGMGGLGSLGDVSKNMAPLPSAPRRKRRVLFSQAQVYELERRFKQQKYLSAPEREHLASMIHLTPTQVKIWFQNHRYKMKRQAKDKAAQQQLQQDSGGGGGGGGGAGCPQQQQAQQQSPRRVAVPVLVKDGKPCQAGAPAPGAGSLQGHAQQQAQQQAQAAQAAAAAISVGSGGPGLGAHPGHQPGSAGQSPDLAHHAASPAALQGQVSSLSHLNSSGSDYGTMSCSTLLYGRTW; encoded by the exons ATGTGGTCCGGAGGCAGTGGGAAGGCGCGGGGCTGGGAGGCCTCGGCGGGAGGGAGGAGCAGCCCCAGCAGGCTCAG ccgCCGCCGAATCATGTCGATGAGTCCAAAGCACACGACTCCGTTCTCAGTGTCTGACATCTTGAGTCCCCTGGAGGAAAGCTACAAGAAAGTGGGCATGGAGGGCGGCGGCCTCGGGGCTCCGCTGGCGGCTTACAGGCAGGGCCAGGCGGCTCCGCCGGCCGCGGCCATGCAGCAGCACGCCGTGGGGCACCACGGCGCCGTCACCGCCGCCTACCACATGACGGCGGCGGGGGTGCCCCAGCTCTCGCACTCCGCCGTGGGGGGCTACTGCAACGGCAACCTGGGCAACATGAGCGAGCTGCCGCCGTACCAGGACACCATGAGGAACAGCGCCTCGGGCCCCGGATGGTACGGCGCCAACCCAGACCCGCGCTTCCCCGCCA TCTCCCGCTTCATGGGCCCGGCGAGCGGCATGAACATGAGCGGCATGGGCGGCCTGGGCTCGCTGGGGGACGTGAGCAAGAACATGGCCCCGCTGCCGAGCGCACCACGCCGGAAGCGCCGGGTGCTCTTCTCCCAGGCGCAGGTGTACGAGCTGGAGCGACGCTTCAAGCAGCAGAAGTACCTGTCGGCGCCCGAGCGCGAGCACCTGGCCAGCATGATCCACCTGACACCCACGCAGGTCAAGATTTGGTTCCAGAACCACCGCTACAAGATGAAGCGCCAAGCCAAGGACAAGGCGGCGCAGCAGCAACTGCAGCAGgacagcggcggcggcggcggcggcggcgggggcgccgGGTGCCCGCAGCAGCAGCAAGCGCAGCAGCAGTCGCCGCGCCGCGTGGCCGTGCCGGTCCTAGTGAAAGACGGCAAACCCTGCCAGGCAGGCGCCCCGGCGCCGGGTGCCGGCAGCCTTCAAGGCCACGCGCAACAGCAGGCGCAGCAGCAGGCGCAGGCTGCTCAGGCGGCCGCGGCGGCTATCTCGGTGGGCAGCGGTGGCCCCGGCCTGGGGGCACACCCGGGCCACCAGCCGGGCAGCGCGGGCCAGTCTCCGGACCTGGCGCACCACGCCGCCAGCCCCGCGGCGCTTCAGGGCCAGGTCTCCAGCCTGTCCCACCTGAACTCCTCGGGCTCGGACTATGGCACCATGTCCTGCTCCACCTTGCTATATGGTCGGACCTGGTGA